The stretch of DNA GGGACTGCCGAACTGGAACAGGCAGGTGAAGCGCTGAAGCAGATTGTCAAAGCTTTGGAAGAAGTGACGGTTGGATCCGAGCATCAATCCCGGTCATCAGCAGAGCTGGCCGCAGCAATGCAGAAGTTTGCGGAAAATGTCATGATGGTTGCCCTGAAAGGGGAAGAAGCGAAGCAGATTGCAGCAAAAATGGATGCATTAACAAAAGAAGGGGCCTCTCATATGGATGATTCAGTAAATCATATGGACACGATAACAAGTAAAATTACATTCTCCTATGAAAAAGTGAGAGGCTTGAATGGCAAGACAGATCAAATCAGTGCCTTGCTCAAGGCAATCAAGGATATAGCCGAGCAGACGAATCTGCTGGCACTGAATGCTGCCATCGAAGCAGCCCGGGCAGGCGAGCAAGGACGAGGGTTCGCTGTTGTGGCCGATGAGGTGCGCAAACTTTCCGATCAGGTCCGTGTTGCAGTGACGGATATAACAGATGTGTTCCAAAGCATCCAAACAGAATCGAAGGAAGCTGTCGAAGCTCTCGGTGCAGGAAGGGAAGCCGTGGCTGCCGGTTCTGATAAAATCACGACGACCCAAAGCACATTCGAACAGCTGTCGGAGGAGATCGGCATCACCAGCAGCCAAATCGAAGAGATTGCTGCAGCGATGTATGATGTGCTTGATAATACACGTGGTGTAACAGATAGTATCAATAGTATAGTTGCGGTGGCGCAACAGAATGCAGCAAGTATGCAGGAGGTTACAGCCATTACGCAGGATATCCAGCATAAATTCGATAAGAAATGAAAAAAGCGACCAGAAATGGTCGCTTTTCGTTTAGGCTGCAATTCCCCAAGGGGAGAAAAGTATATACAAACCGATGATGCAGATTGTGATGAAGATCGCAAATGACTTTGCATATTTCCAAGGTGTCATATCGACAACTGCCGCATCCCTCAGTACAAAAGGCTCTTTCCGCGGCTTCCATTTGCCTAGGGCGATCATAAGGAGCAGGCTGAACGGGAAGAGGATGGCCAATACATAAAGGAAGTGTACTTCGCCAAAAAATACCTTGGATAAACCATACAGAATCAAATGTGTCACGATTGCAATCTTAACTGCAAACGCAGGTACCCGTTTCGTAAAGAACCCAATGAAGATGGCTGCCACGATCGGTACGTTGATGAATCCGAACATCTCTTGCAGATAATTATATAACCCGCTAGGGAAGAAGATGATGAATGGTGCGATGATGATGGAAATGACACCGACTGCAATCGCGAATATACGTCCTGCTTTCACAAGCTCGGAATCGGTCGCGTCCTTACGGAAAAGAGGTTTGTACAAGTCCAAAGTGAACAATGTCATCGTACTGCTCAAGGCACCATTGAACGAACTGAGGATGGCGCCGAACAGGATGGCTGCAAAAATACCAGTTATGGCTGTAGGCAGCAAATCGATGACCAAAGTTGGATAGGCATCATCCGCCGTTTTCAATGTATCCCCGTAAAGATGGAAGGCTATCGTACCGGGCAGCAGCAGATAAAGAACACCGAACATCTTGAAGAAGCCTGTCAAAAGGACACCTTTTTGCCCCTCGGCCAGATTTTTTGCCCCTAGCGATTTTTGGACGATTGCCTGGTTGGCTGCCCAGTAGAAGAGGTTGTTTACAAGCAACCCGGTAAAGATTGTCGGCCACGGAACATTGGCATCATTGCTGCTGTCGATTGCATTCAGTTTTTCGGGATGATCGTTTATCAGCTTGTCGATGCCTCCGGTGATGCTGCTGTCTCCCAAGGTCCAAAGGCCCAGCAGTAAAATACCTATACCACTTACAATCAGGGCGATGCCATATAAGGTATCAGCGGCCGAAATCGCACGCAGACCCCCGAATACCACGTAGCCAAGGCTGACTAATCCGATCACCCCGGCAATCAACGCAACCGCCCAAAATGTACTGATATGTAATCCGCCAGTTAAATCAAATATGGAATCCAGCACTAATGCCCCGGAATAAAGGACAGTCGGCAAGAAAGAAGTCATATAGCCCAGAATGAACAAAACAGATACGAACTGACGCGTCCGCATATCAAAGCGTTGTTCAAGAAAGTCGGGTATGGTTGTGATCCCCGTTTTTAAATATCGGGGAAGGAAAAGAAATGCAAGGACGAACAAAGCAAGCGGTGATGTGACTTCCCAGGCCATCGCAGTGAAGTTGCCGCCGAACGTCTGACCGTTCTGTCCGACCAGCTGTTCCGTGGATAGGTTTGTCAGGAGCATCGAACTTCCGATTGCTATTCCAGTAAGACTGCGGCCTCCGAGGAAATAACCGTCCGATGTTGCAAGATCGATCCCCCTCGTCTTGCGCCAGGAATAATAGGCGATACCGATCGTCACAAGGATGAATGATAGAATGATGAACGCATAAAGCATGACTGTTCCTCCTTATACTTTCGAGAAGATGTTACTGTGATTCTCTTGATGGGATACCCCTGACTTTCTTTGGCCAAACCTAGCTGGATGTTTGGATCCGCTTCCTTGATTTTTTTGTTAAATAAATGGGTTTTGGTTTGTATCGAGGACTTTTCTGTTGTATCTTAAGCCAATGTCATGCTTTAAAAGGAGGATTAAAATGTCTTTAGCGAGCAGGCAGTTCAAGCCTGCGACAGTCATCGCCGTCCTTATGATCTGTGCTTTTGCCATCGGGACGACGGAATATGTAGTGACAGGGGTGCTCACCCATATAGCCCAGGACCTTGGAGTCACAATTGCAGCTGCCGGTCTTGTAGTCAGCATGTATGCGCTTGGTGTTGCGGTATTCGGCCCGCTGATGACGACACTTTCGGTCAAGCTGCCCCGCAAGCCGATGCTGCTTTTATTCATGCTGATATTCATCATCAGTAATATTATCAGTGCGACAGCGCCAAATTTTACGGTATTGCTCATTTCAAGGGTCACTTCCGCATTCATCCATGGTCCGTTTTTTGCATTGGCATTCGTCATGGCAAGTGAGCTGGTGGAGCCGCGCAAACGGGTCCAGGCAATCGCGGCAGTCAACGGAGGCCTGACGATTGCCATCATGATCGGGGTGCCATTCGGGGCCTACCTTGGTTCTCTCATTGAGTGGCGCCTTGTATTCTGGCTGATTGCATTGCTCGGGATCATAGGTTTCATTGGCTTGCTCATTTGTGCGCCGAATACGAAGCCCGAAGAAACCCCGCGCATCAAGCAGGAGCTTAGTGTGTTCAAGCATAAGCAAGTGCTGCTGACGATAGCCATCATCATTTTTGGATATTCAGGTGTATTCACTGCTTATACGTATATTGAACCATTGCTGCGTTCGGTCACCGGCTTTGGCGGTATAGGTATCATGATCAGTCTGTTCTTTTTCGGAATGGGCAGTGTGATCGGTAATTTTTCCACACCCAAATTGGCTGGAGGGAATGTGACCAGGACGCTTATCTATGTGTTTGCAATACTGACAGTGATCCTATTGCTGTTTCCGCTGGCAACGCCACATGCCGTCGCAGCTGTTTTGGTCATCGGCCTGTTCGGGGCAGGGGCATTCGGCACGACGCCTTTATTACAGTCGAAAATCGTCATGGCAGCAGCTGAAGGTCCGACAATCGCAGCAGCCACAAGTGTTTCCGCGTTCAATCTAGCCAATGCCGGAGGAGCTTATATAGGCGGGATCGTATTGGATGCAGGACTCGGATTCACATGGCTGACCGTCATCGGGGCCGGGATATCCATCATCGGCATACTATTATCTGCCATCAGCTTTCGGGAAGGGAAAAAAGAAACCGAAGCCGCTTAAACTATTGTAAGTCCTGATATATTCCTGCATACTAGAGTAAATTCGGGGCAGGGGGGAGCAGGACATGGATCCAGTGTTGAGAGATTTCAAGACCATAATCGAAACGGAACGGCTTATCATCAGGCAGCCGCTAATCGGTGACGGGAAAGCTGTCAATGAAGCGATCAAGGCCTCGTTGCCGGAGTTGAAAAGGTGGATGGCTTTCGCACAGGAATTGCCAGCACCAGAGGAAACCGAAGCAAATATCAGGCAGTCGGTTGCAGATTGGATCAATCGGACGAACTTGCGTATGCTCATCTTTCACAAGGATACGGGAAAATTCATCGGGTCCAGCGGTTTTCATGCCATCGATTGGGATATTCCAAAAGTTGAAATAGGCTATTGGATGGATACACGCCACACCGGTCGTGGTTATATGACCGAAGCCGTAGGGGCGCAGACGGAGTATGCTTTTACCGAGCTTGGTGTCCGGCGGATCCAGATACTCTGCGATGAGGAAAACAGTGCAAGCCGGGCCGTCCCGGAACGGCTCGGGTATAAGCTGGAGGGGATACATCATTGCGACAGCCTCCGTGCCGATGGAAAGACAGTCCGCAATACGGTGTATTACAGCAAAACCAGATAACGTATGGATTACCAATAAATGAGCATAAATTACATAAAACGTTCAAATTTTGTTCACTACTTATTCGTATTCTCTCTTTTTGCCGGTGTTAGAATGTAAAATGAACTGTTTACTTACCGGGCAAGTCTGGTCTTTTTGGCTGCTTTGTATTACACTAGTTTCTGGATTGTTGTCAGACACTGCCGATCAGGCAGTGTGATTATGTGTTTCCAGTTGAATTTCTGCAGCTTTTAGGTATTGCGGAAGGTTCATTGTGAAATACTTATCAAAAACCCTATTAAAGCGAAGGGGTCGTTTTCTTATGCAGAGGGAAAATGACACATTCGTGAACTCAGGTAAAGAAAGGAAGGGAAGCAGGCGCATGCTTAAAAAATTGAAACCCTTGAGTCTTCTGTTGTTCCTTGCCCTGCCGCTAATGCTCGCCGGATGTTCAACACCGGAAGTGCTCGATCCGAAAGGACCAGTGGCAAGTCAGCAAAGTGACCTTATTATTCTATCAATCATCTTCATGCTTACAATCGTTGCGGTTGTATTCGTACTGTTGACGATCATCCTTGTCAAGTACAGAGAAAGAAAGGATCACGATAAGTACAGCCCTGAATTACACGGCAGCACGCTGCTCGAGACGATCTGGACGATCATCCCGATCATCATCGTCATCATCTTGGCTGTCCCAACCGTCAGAACGATCTACTCATTAGAGGACGCGCCTGAGCCGAAAACGGCTGAAGCTGCGAATGAGGATCCGCTGGTGATCCACGCAACATCCATCAACTGGAAATGGGTATTCTCCTATCCGGATGAAGACATTGAAACAGTGAACTATCTGCACATCCCGATTCACCGTCCGGTGGAATTCAAACTGACCTCCGCCGATTCCATGGCTGCTCTATGGATACCGAGCCTGGGCGGTCAGAAATACAACATGGCAGGCATGCAGACGACACTATATCTGCAGGCCGATGAAGCAGGCGTCTATAATGGACGGAATGCCAACTTCACAGGAGAAGGCTTCAATGAACAGCGATTCAAAGTCTACGCTGAGGAAGAAGCCGATTACGATCAGTGGGTGGAAGAAGTGCAAAACTCCGCTCCGGAACTGACACAATACGAGTATGACAATCTTCTGATTCCTGGTGTATATGACGGAACAGCTGAATTCAATGGTACGCATTTGCAATGGATCGACCATTCCAAAGATGCGGAATACACATTGGAAGCATGGGATCGCCTAGGCTATGAGCCGAAGAATCCGCATGCAAAAGACAAATCTCAACATATCTTGCCTGAAGACGAAATTCCATACTATCAGCAAGACAATACTGTAGACTACTCGGATGAAGACATGGACTCCAAAGAACATGCACATGCGAGTCACGAGTAACAGAGAGAGGGGGAAGAGTTTTGGACTTAAAATGGAATGAGTTTATCATTACCGGCGACCCATTGATCCTGGGTGCACAGATCAGCATCTTACTCGGCGGTATCGCCGTTGTAGCTGCCCTTACTTACTTTAAAAAATGGAGTTGGCTATGGAAAGAATGGCTGACTTCCGTCGACCATAAGAAACTGGGTATCATGTATATCCTCAGTGCCCTTTTAATGCTTTTCCGCGGCGGTATCGATGGTTTGATGATCCGTACGCAGCTTGCTAAACCAGGGATGGAATTCCTGGATCCGCAGCATTATAATGAGGTATTCTCGACACACGGTGTCATCATGATTCTCTTCATGGCGATGCCATTCCTGATCGGTTTGATCAACTATATCGTACCGTTGCAAATCGGTGCGCGTGACGTTGCATTCCCTTATTTGAACAACTTGAGCTTCTGGACATTCTTTGTCGGTATGGCTCTATTCAACATTTCCTTCATCATCGGTGGTTCGCCGGATGCCGGATGGACTGGATATACGCCGCTTGCGACGAATGAATTCAGCCCGGGTCCTGGACAGAACTACTACGTGCTAGGTATCCAGATTGCCGGTATCGGTACATTGATGACAGGTATCAACTTCTTCGTCACCATCTTGAAGATGCGTACGAAAGGTATGACATTGATGAAAATGTCCATGTTCACATGGACGACTTTGATCACAATGCTGATCATCATCTTCGCATTTCCAGTGCTTACAGTCGCACTTGCTATGCAGACATTCGACCGTCTATTCGGTTCCGTACTCTTCACCTTGCAAGGTGATGGTAACCCGATGCTTTGGGTCAACCTATTCTGGGTATGGGGTCACCCTGAAGTATATATCGTTATTCTTCCTGCTTTCGGGATTTTCTCTGAGATCATCTCGACATTTGCAAGGAAACAGCTATTCGCCTATAAAGCGATGGTTGTATCGATTGTGACGATTTCCGTGCTGAGCTTCCTTGTATGGGTTCACCACTTCTTCACGATGGGTAATAGCGCAGAAGCGAACAGTTTCTTCTCTATTACGACGATGGCTATCTCGATCCCGACCGGGGTTAAGATATTCAACTGGCTCTTCACGATGTATCGGGGCCGTATCAGCTTTACCACACCGATGCTCTGGTCCCTTGCCTTCATCCCGAACTTCGTTATCGGTGGGGTGACAGGGGTCATGCTCGCGATGGCAGCAGCTGACTATCAGTATCACAATACGTACTTCCTGGTATCGCACTTCCACTATGTGCTGATTTCTGGTACAGTATTTGCTTGTTTTGCAGGTTTGATTTTCTGGTATCCGAAGATGTTCGGACATAAATTGAACGAAAAAATCGGTAAATGGGCATTCTGGATTTTCGTCATTGGCTTCAACGTATGTTTCTTCCCGCAGTATTTCCTAGGGTTGGACGGTATGCCAAGACGTATTTCCACGTATACACCGGAAGATGGCTGGACAGGATTGAACATGATTTCGACAATCGGTGCGTTCATGATGGGTCTTGCATTCATCATCTTCGTGTACAACATCTACTATAGCTGGAGACATGCACCAAGAGAGAAGACTGGCGATGCTTGGGGTCTTGGACGTAACTTGGAATGGGCGACAAGTTCATCGATCCCGCCGCATTACAACTTTGCAGTCCTTCCTGAAGTGACAGGTCTCGATCCATACTGGGATATGAAAGAAAAAGGCCTTGATCGACAGAAGAACACGGATTATAAGCCGATTCATATGCCAAGCAACTCTTCCATTCCAGCAATCATGTCAGTATTGATGGGGATTGCAGCTTTCGGGCTTACATTCCAATGGTACTGGGTTGGAATCGTAGGTGCCATCGGTATCTTCATCACAATGATCGTCCGTTCATTCGATTACAATGACGGCTACTATATCAGCGTGGAAGAAATAAAAGAAACAGAAGCGAAAGCGAATAAATAAAGGAGGTTGTGAAGAAATGGCACATGATCACAATGTGAACCCCAACGCTCCATTGGAATACCAATCAGAAACCGGCCGTTTGAACATCACCGGTTTCTGGACCTTCCTTGGTGCAGAGATCGCTTTGTTCTCGACACTATTCGCATCCTATTTCGCGTTACAATCACGTGTAGGCGATGGACCGACATCAATCGAGATGTTCGAAGCAGGCCTGGTCATGATCATGACGATGCTGCTTCTTACAAGTAGTTTCACATGCGGTATCGCGATTCACGAAATGCGTGCGAACAATGTAAAAGGCGTTATCATCTGGATGATCATCACACTCATCCTGGGTGCAGGATTTATCGGTTATGAGCTTTATGAATTTGTACATTACGTACATGAAGGTGTTACACTAGGAACAAGTGCACACTGGTCAATGTTCTTCATCTTGCTTGGTACTCACGGTCTGCACGTTTCGATCGGTATCGGCTGGATCATCCTGCTGCTCATCCAGCTTGCAAGAAGGGGACTTACACCAAAAACAGCGTCGAAAGTATTTATTTCTAGTCTTTATTGGCACTTCCTGGACGTTGTGTGGATCTTTATCTTCACATGCGTCTACTTGATGGGGATGGTGAATTAATATGAGTCAACAAACGAAAAAAGGACATTTCCCTTGGAAGCATGTCATCGGCTTTTTGATTTCGATTGCATTGACACTCGTCGCCTTCGCAACAGCGCTATGGACAGACTGGTCATCATCAACGATTTTCATCATCATCTTGATTTTTGCGGTTATCCAGGCAGCATTGCAGCTTGTTATGTTCATGCACATGACAGAAGGAGAAGACGGTGGATTGATTTCCGGGAATACACTTTTCGGTTTCTTCATCGCTATCGTCATCATTCTCGGTACTTACTGGCTGATGACTTCCGGTCACATGCACATGGGTATGAGTATGTAAGATAAGACCCGCTCTTTGAGCGGGTTTTTTTGTATTATTTTCTGCTTTTCAATAGAATGGAAAAGAGAAATGAGGAGGTACGGCGCATGATAATCGCAAATGAGGAACATATTCTTGAAAAGGCCAAGCAAGCAGCGGAAGTTGCAAGACAATATAAAAGGATCGGCGATGAGCAGGCACGGCTCGCTCCGCAGGTGGTGGATGCATTTCGCTCGACTGGTTATACATTGCTGACCATCCCGAAAATGCACGGAGGGGATGGAGCCAATTTGCATGATTTCCTGCTGGCACAGGAAACGGTAGCTGCTGGTGATGGAGCGGCGGCTTTATCCATAGGCTGGCATCTCAGCACGATGCAGGATTTGACTGAAAATGCGGATTGGCCCGATGGGGTGTTTGAGGATTTCCTGCAAGAAGTCATCCAGGAGCGTAAGATAGTCAATCGTGCAGCGTCGGAACCGAATACAGGGAGTCCTACACGTGGAGGCATTCCAGAAACGAAAGCTGTGCGGGAGGGCAATCATTATATAATAACCGGCCGTAAAACCTTCACTTCCATGGCTGCTGATCTGGATTATTATTTGGTTACGGCTTATGTAGAAGATGATGATACTGTCGGAAGCTTTTTGATTTCCAGGGAAATAAATGGAGTACGTGTCGAAAAGACATGGAATCCCATGGGAATGCGTGCAACCGGAAGTGACGATTTGATTTTGGAAAAGGTTAAGGTGCCAGCTGATCATTATGTAGAACGAACCAGGAAGAAGTCAGGGCCAAAAGGATCGTTACTGCATATTCCAGCCTGTTATTTAGGCATTGCCAAAAGCGCACGTGACGAAGCTGTCAAGTTCGCTAAAGCATTCCAGCCGAATACATTGGATAAACCGATCATCAGTGTTCCTCACATACGGGAGAAAATCGGGAAAATGGATTTGGAATTGATGCAAGCCAGACATTTCATGTATCATGTTGCCAGTTTGTGGGATAGCTATCCTGAGAAGCGGAAATACCTGGGACCTGAGCTGGCAGCAGTAAAAGTAAATGCCACCAGGGCTGCTTCCGAGGCAGTGGACTTGGCGATGCGGATTGCCGGCGGCAGGGGACTTGCCAAGTCACAAGTCTTCGAGCAGCATTATCGGGATGTACGTGCCGGCCTGCATAACCCGCCTATGGATGATGCTGTATTGGAGCTCCTGGCTTCCCATGCTGAGAAAAAAGATAATTAATTTATTCTTTTTAGTACCAGGTATTAAAACTAGATGGTATAATGGAGGCAGATGTAAAGGAGGCAGATAATATGGAATCCAAAGCACGCATAACAGCGATTGGAACATATATACCGGAAAAGGTGTTGACCAATGCAGATTTTGAAAAAATGGTCGATACTTCCGATGAATGGATTGTACAGCGAACTGGCATCAAAGAAAGAAGAATCGCTGCTGAAGATGAATATGTAACAGATTTATGTGAAAATGCTGCACGGAACCTGGCGAAGAATTTCAACAAGTCATTGGATGATGTGGACTTGATCCTTGTGGCTACAGTGACTGGGGAATATAAATTCCCTAGTGTTTCCAGTCAGCTGCAAGCAAGACTAGGCCTGAAGAACACGGGAGCCGTCGATTTGGGCGGTGCATGTGCAGGCTTCGTATATGGACTGCATATGGCTAATGGATTGGTCACTGCCGGCATGCATAAGAAAGTACTTGTTTTAGGCGGAGAAACATTGTCCAAGATCACTGATTATACCGACCGTACAAGCTGTATCCTATTTGGGGACGGTGCTGGTGCGGCATTGGTGGAGTACGATGCTGAAAATCCTGGCTTCTTCGGCTTTCACATGGGAACGAAAGGGGAAGGCGGCCGCCATCTATACCAAACGGGCTTGTCCACAAAGATGAATGGGGAAGAGCTCACCAACCCAGGCAAATTGGTCCAAAACGGACGCGAAGTATATAAATGGGCCGTTTCCGGTGTTCCAAAGGGTGTCAAGAAACTGGTGGAAGAAGCAAACATGTCCATGGATGATATCGATTGGTTCATCCCGCACAGTGCGAACATGCGGATGATCGAGTCCATCTGTGATCGTTTGGATTATCCGGTGGAAAAGACGCTTACCAGCATGGCGACAGCTGGTAATACATCTTCGGCTACGATTCCTTTGGCTTTTGATTTCGGATTGCAGGAAAACAAGGTCAAAGATGGAGATACCATGCTATTATACGGATTCGGCGGCGGTCTGACCGAATGCGGTATCATCATCAAATGGGATCCAAAAGCATAAAAAATAAGCCCGTGGGTATTACTCCACGGGCTTTCTTCTGTTCATTTCTTCAAGAATCCTTATGCGGACCGCGAACAGGCAAATCACCAGCGATTTTCGTACGGAATTGATCCAGGAAGATGACATTGTAGTATTGATCTTTGCCATTGCGTATGACGTATTTCCGCACGTAAGCATGCAAAAATGTCCCATCCAGCCAAGCCAGGATCAGTCCTGCTGGAATGGCACCTGCCAATGGATGCACATGTCCATCGGACGCCAGGAAGATCAGCATCCAGCTGACAATGGTGAAGAAGATACAATCAAGCCATCCAGTGCTTTTATTTGTTTTACCTGGGAGCAATGCCATGTCGATCAAGTAACCGATGACTGTCAGGATGACTGTCAGCTGTGCTACTTTGGTGAAAGATAATTGATAGATTAAACCTGCGAAGAGATAAAGGATAGCCACGGCAAAGATGCCTTTCAGAACTATGGCTTTGATATGTTTCATCATTGTTCACCTGCTGCTTTTTTTATACAATATGTCCAGTTTGAGCCGCTTGTATACGCAGCTGCAACAAGTCCGGAAAATATGGTATAATAACCTGCTGTAAGTCAAGAGATAGGAGTTTATGTCGATTATGATTACAAATATAAGAGAAGCATGGTTTTCCAATGTGCCGAAAGATGTATTATCAGGCATTTTGGTCGCTTTGGCACTCATTCCAGAAGCAATTGCTTTTTCCATCATTGCTGGTGTCGATCCGATGGTCGGATTGTATGCCTCTTTCTGTATAGCCATCGTAATATCATTCGCTGGCGGAAGACCCGCGATGATATCTGCAGCTACAGGCGCGATGGCACTCGTGATGGGAAGTCTGGTGGCTGATCACGGACTGCAGTATCTTTTCGCGACGACAATCCTGACGGGTATCATCCAAATTCTATTCGGTGTCTTTAAAGTGGCGAGATTGATGATTTTCATCCCGCGTCCGGTCATGATCGGATTCGTAAATAGTCTGGCAATCTTGATCTTCATGGCCCAGCTTGTACATTTCAAAGGTGAATCATGGCAAATTTATGCTTTCGCAGCAGGTGCCCTGCTGATCATCTATGTGCTCCCGCGGTTTGTGAAAGCTATTCCATCACCGCTGGTGGCGATTGTCGTGATGACCATCATCGCCATCTTTACCCATAGCTCGACGAAAACAGTCGGCGACATGGGAGAGCTGAAGCAGGCTTTGCCCTCGTTCTTCATCCCGGATGTCCCGTTCAATATGGAAACACTTCAAATCATTTTTCCGTATGCGATTGCTTTGGCGATCGTCGGTCTGATGGAGACCTTCCTGACAGCGCAGCTATTGGATGAATATACGGATACAGATAGTAATAAGAACCGTGAAGCGCGCGGACAGGGGATTGCCAATATTGCTGCCGGATTCTTCGGCGGAATGGCAGGCTGTGCGATGATCGGGCAATCCGTCATCAACGTAAAAGCTGGGGGACGCACCCGCCTATCGACCTTCATCGCAGGTGCCTTTCTCATGCTGCTGATTCTCGTCTTCCAGGATGTTTTAGTACAAATCCCTATGGGGGCACTTGTTGCTGTCATGTTCATGGTCAGTATCGGTACATTTGACTGGTCATCGGTACGGAATCTGCATCGGATGCCGCGGACGGATGCAGTGGTCATGATCGTGACAGTGATTGCCGTCGTGTGGACAGATAATCTGTCCATCGGTGTCATCATCGGTGTATTGATGAGCGCTGTATTCTTTGCTGCTAAAATTTCCAAGGTGGATGTCAAAGAGACAAAGCAGAAAGATACGAAGGTATATAAAATCAAGGGTCAATTGTTCTTCGTTTCCGTGACTGATTTTCTGGCAAGCTTCCATCCCAAACAGGAAACTTCCAAGCAAATCATCCTTGATTTTCAGGAAGCAAGACTATGGGATGATTCTGCTGTCGGAGCATTGGATAAACTTGTGCTGAAATATCGGGAATACGGCATCCAAGTCGACATCCAAAACTTGGATCATGCAAGCCAGGCCTTGGTCGATCGGCGGGCTGCTTATATTCA from Terribacillus sp. FSL K6-0262 encodes:
- a CDS encoding methyl-accepting chemotaxis protein, which gives rise to MMKKRYPVTMLSLGYLYACLLILQNERVFLLDWRINVIIGIVLAGGSFAFVFAYKQEKPEGMAEEPIAAETIVQEPPAIIEPDAEPVIETGTAELEQAGEALKQIVKALEEVTVGSEHQSRSSAELAAAMQKFAENVMMVALKGEEAKQIAAKMDALTKEGASHMDDSVNHMDTITSKITFSYEKVRGLNGKTDQISALLKAIKDIAEQTNLLALNAAIEAARAGEQGRGFAVVADEVRKLSDQVRVAVTDITDVFQSIQTESKEAVEALGAGREAVAAGSDKITTTQSTFEQLSEEIGITSSQIEEIAAAMYDVLDNTRGVTDSINSIVAVAQQNAASMQEVTAITQDIQHKFDKK
- a CDS encoding solute:sodium symporter family transporter; this translates as MLYAFIILSFILVTIGIAYYSWRKTRGIDLATSDGYFLGGRSLTGIAIGSSMLLTNLSTEQLVGQNGQTFGGNFTAMAWEVTSPLALFVLAFLFLPRYLKTGITTIPDFLEQRFDMRTRQFVSVLFILGYMTSFLPTVLYSGALVLDSIFDLTGGLHISTFWAVALIAGVIGLVSLGYVVFGGLRAISAADTLYGIALIVSGIGILLLGLWTLGDSSITGGIDKLINDHPEKLNAIDSSNDANVPWPTIFTGLLVNNLFYWAANQAIVQKSLGAKNLAEGQKGVLLTGFFKMFGVLYLLLPGTIAFHLYGDTLKTADDAYPTLVIDLLPTAITGIFAAILFGAILSSFNGALSSTMTLFTLDLYKPLFRKDATDSELVKAGRIFAIAVGVISIIIAPFIIFFPSGLYNYLQEMFGFINVPIVAAIFIGFFTKRVPAFAVKIAIVTHLILYGLSKVFFGEVHFLYVLAILFPFSLLLMIALGKWKPRKEPFVLRDAAVVDMTPWKYAKSFAIFITICIIGLYILFSPWGIAA
- a CDS encoding MFS transporter, with amino-acid sequence MSLASRQFKPATVIAVLMICAFAIGTTEYVVTGVLTHIAQDLGVTIAAAGLVVSMYALGVAVFGPLMTTLSVKLPRKPMLLLFMLIFIISNIISATAPNFTVLLISRVTSAFIHGPFFALAFVMASELVEPRKRVQAIAAVNGGLTIAIMIGVPFGAYLGSLIEWRLVFWLIALLGIIGFIGLLICAPNTKPEETPRIKQELSVFKHKQVLLTIAIIIFGYSGVFTAYTYIEPLLRSVTGFGGIGIMISLFFFGMGSVIGNFSTPKLAGGNVTRTLIYVFAILTVILLLFPLATPHAVAAVLVIGLFGAGAFGTTPLLQSKIVMAAAEGPTIAAATSVSAFNLANAGGAYIGGIVLDAGLGFTWLTVIGAGISIIGILLSAISFREGKKETEAA
- a CDS encoding GNAT family N-acetyltransferase; its protein translation is MDPVLRDFKTIIETERLIIRQPLIGDGKAVNEAIKASLPELKRWMAFAQELPAPEETEANIRQSVADWINRTNLRMLIFHKDTGKFIGSSGFHAIDWDIPKVEIGYWMDTRHTGRGYMTEAVGAQTEYAFTELGVRRIQILCDEENSASRAVPERLGYKLEGIHHCDSLRADGKTVRNTVYYSKTR
- the qoxA gene encoding cytochrome aa3 quinol oxidase subunit II, whose amino-acid sequence is MLKKLKPLSLLLFLALPLMLAGCSTPEVLDPKGPVASQQSDLIILSIIFMLTIVAVVFVLLTIILVKYRERKDHDKYSPELHGSTLLETIWTIIPIIIVIILAVPTVRTIYSLEDAPEPKTAEAANEDPLVIHATSINWKWVFSYPDEDIETVNYLHIPIHRPVEFKLTSADSMAALWIPSLGGQKYNMAGMQTTLYLQADEAGVYNGRNANFTGEGFNEQRFKVYAEEEADYDQWVEEVQNSAPELTQYEYDNLLIPGVYDGTAEFNGTHLQWIDHSKDAEYTLEAWDRLGYEPKNPHAKDKSQHILPEDEIPYYQQDNTVDYSDEDMDSKEHAHASHE
- the qoxB gene encoding cytochrome aa3 quinol oxidase subunit I, which produces MDLKWNEFIITGDPLILGAQISILLGGIAVVAALTYFKKWSWLWKEWLTSVDHKKLGIMYILSALLMLFRGGIDGLMIRTQLAKPGMEFLDPQHYNEVFSTHGVIMILFMAMPFLIGLINYIVPLQIGARDVAFPYLNNLSFWTFFVGMALFNISFIIGGSPDAGWTGYTPLATNEFSPGPGQNYYVLGIQIAGIGTLMTGINFFVTILKMRTKGMTLMKMSMFTWTTLITMLIIIFAFPVLTVALAMQTFDRLFGSVLFTLQGDGNPMLWVNLFWVWGHPEVYIVILPAFGIFSEIISTFARKQLFAYKAMVVSIVTISVLSFLVWVHHFFTMGNSAEANSFFSITTMAISIPTGVKIFNWLFTMYRGRISFTTPMLWSLAFIPNFVIGGVTGVMLAMAAADYQYHNTYFLVSHFHYVLISGTVFACFAGLIFWYPKMFGHKLNEKIGKWAFWIFVIGFNVCFFPQYFLGLDGMPRRISTYTPEDGWTGLNMISTIGAFMMGLAFIIFVYNIYYSWRHAPREKTGDAWGLGRNLEWATSSSIPPHYNFAVLPEVTGLDPYWDMKEKGLDRQKNTDYKPIHMPSNSSIPAIMSVLMGIAAFGLTFQWYWVGIVGAIGIFITMIVRSFDYNDGYYISVEEIKETEAKANK